Proteins from one Marinobacter alexandrii genomic window:
- the fbp gene encoding class 1 fructose-bisphosphatase: MNKSKLGLPIGTTLDRFIKQKEDEFSSATGELSQLLRDIALAGKIINKEVNKSGLLDITGGFGEKNVQGEDQQKLDVVADIRFTRALKNGGMTCAVVSEEEQEIIHLNPNCRYVVAIDPLDGSSNIDVNVSIGTIFSIYKRISPVGGPVQEEDILQKGTEQVAAGYILYGSSTMLVYTTGRGVHGFTLEPSLGEFVLSHDHMTCPKDGNIYSINEGNYFAFDEWVREYVYDCKKKSMTARYIGSLVADFHRNMMKGGIYLYPNTEKDQNGKLRLLYECNALAFIAEQSGGIATNGKERILDIQPTTFHQRTPVYLGSEKMVEHAMSFVKVDTAV; this comes from the coding sequence ATGAACAAAAGTAAGCTTGGCCTACCTATTGGAACAACCTTAGATCGCTTTATTAAGCAAAAAGAGGATGAATTTTCTTCTGCAACTGGTGAGCTATCACAACTTTTAAGAGATATCGCCCTAGCCGGGAAGATTATTAACAAAGAAGTGAATAAGTCTGGGTTGCTTGATATCACAGGTGGTTTCGGTGAGAAAAATGTGCAGGGAGAAGATCAGCAAAAATTAGATGTCGTTGCTGATATACGTTTTACTCGAGCTTTGAAAAATGGTGGCATGACATGCGCTGTTGTCTCTGAGGAAGAGCAAGAAATCATTCATCTAAATCCTAATTGTCGATATGTGGTTGCGATAGATCCTTTAGATGGTAGTTCTAATATTGATGTTAATGTTTCGATAGGCACGATTTTCTCGATTTATAAGCGAATTTCACCCGTCGGTGGTCCTGTACAAGAAGAAGACATTCTTCAAAAAGGCACAGAGCAAGTTGCCGCTGGCTATATACTTTATGGCTCTTCCACTATGCTGGTTTATACCACGGGAAGAGGTGTTCATGGCTTTACCTTGGAGCCAAGTTTAGGTGAATTTGTACTTTCACATGATCATATGACATGTCCAAAAGATGGTAATATTTACTCCATCAATGAAGGGAATTATTTTGCTTTTGATGAATGGGTGAGAGAGTATGTTTATGATTGCAAAAAGAAATCAATGACAGCAAGATACATTGGCTCTTTAGTGGCTGATTTTCACCGAAACATGATGAAAGGTGGCATCTATCTTTATCCAAATACGGAAAAAGATCAAAATGGAAAACTACGGTTGTTATATGAATGTAATGCACTTGCTTTTATCGCAGAGCAGTCTGGAGGTATCGCAACAAATGGGAAAGAACGAATACTTGATATTCAACCAACGACATTTCATCAGAGAACTCCGGTATACTTAGGGTCAGAAAAGATGGTGGAGCACGCTATGTCTTTTGTTAAGGTTGATACTGCTGTCTAG
- a CDS encoding nuclear transport factor 2 family protein yields the protein MKKILIILLAFASIHVTAQEEKEAVMKVVNQVFEAMRKNDSTLLKNCFVESPNTFTSFTNPEGISTLTKGDFQQFINAIGRPKEQVLNEPIWNEKVEIDDNLASVWVDYAFYIGDQFSHCGVDAFHLVKLDNEWKIFHLVDTRRRKDCEIPEGIKP from the coding sequence ATGAAAAAAATATTAATTATTCTCCTTGCTTTTGCATCGATTCACGTAACTGCTCAAGAAGAGAAAGAAGCTGTCATGAAAGTTGTAAATCAGGTTTTTGAAGCCATGAGAAAAAATGATAGCACGCTATTGAAAAATTGCTTTGTAGAATCTCCAAATACTTTTACTTCTTTTACTAATCCAGAAGGAATATCCACACTTACTAAAGGTGACTTTCAACAATTCATCAACGCAATAGGCCGGCCAAAAGAACAGGTATTGAACGAACCTATATGGAATGAAAAAGTAGAAATTGATGATAACCTAGCTTCCGTTTGGGTAGATTATGCTTTTTATATAGGTGATCAGTTTTCTCATTGTGGAGTTGATGCATTTCACCTAGTCAAACTTGATAATGAATGGAAGATATTTCACCTTGTTGATACCAGAAGAAGAAAAGATTGTGAAATACCAGAAGGTATTAAGCCTTAG
- a CDS encoding acyl-CoA thioesterase: MSEIKFKFRVRWADLDPNGHMRHTAYNDYCAQARLMYFEEISMPFHKLLSMNIGPILFREDTRFFKEIRMNEEFEVGFTISKLRKDGSKWSFRHNIYTKDGDLSAKVDVDGAWLDTAKRRTAVPPSELSAILIDSIKSEDFEWIPDKTKA, translated from the coding sequence GTGAGTGAAATAAAATTTAAATTTAGAGTACGATGGGCTGATTTAGATCCCAATGGGCATATGCGACATACGGCATATAACGATTACTGTGCGCAAGCTCGTTTAATGTACTTCGAAGAAATAAGCATGCCCTTTCATAAGTTATTGAGTATGAATATTGGGCCTATTTTATTTAGAGAAGACACACGTTTCTTCAAAGAAATCCGAATGAACGAAGAATTTGAAGTGGGATTTACGATATCCAAACTGCGAAAAGATGGATCTAAGTGGTCTTTTAGGCATAATATTTACACAAAAGATGGAGACCTGTCTGCAAAAGTAGATGTAGACGGTGCTTGGCTTGATACAGCTAAACGAAGAACAGCCGTGCCTCCAAGTGAACTCAGCGCTATTCTAATAGATTCAATTAAGTCTGAGGATTTTGAATGGATTCCGGACAAGACTAAGGCTTAA
- a CDS encoding DUF5606 domain-containing protein, whose amino-acid sequence MEFSDIASVSGKGTLFNIIQPTRTGVILESLDEHKKKMVATMHNKVSILSEISIYTTDAEGAVPLEDVMKKIHAEFDGDTDLDKNSSPEELKAFLKFILPEYDENRVYVSDIKKVVSWYDQIVKQAPDVLAEKKKEKKKETKKPAKKKEEAEGE is encoded by the coding sequence ATGGAGTTTAGTGATATCGCATCAGTTTCTGGAAAAGGCACATTATTCAACATCATTCAGCCTACACGTACAGGTGTAATTCTGGAAAGCCTTGATGAACACAAGAAAAAAATGGTAGCCACCATGCATAATAAGGTGAGCATCTTATCTGAGATTTCGATCTACACAACTGATGCTGAAGGTGCAGTTCCTTTGGAGGATGTAATGAAAAAAATACATGCTGAATTCGATGGTGATACAGATTTAGATAAAAACAGCAGCCCTGAGGAATTAAAGGCATTCTTAAAGTTTATCCTTCCCGAATATGATGAAAATCGTGTTTATGTCTCTGACATCAAGAAGGTGGTAAGCTGGTATGATCAAATCGTAAAACAAGCGCCGGATGTTTTAGCGGAAAAAAAGAAAGAGAAGAAAAAGGAAACTAAAAAGCCCGCAAAGAAAAAAGAGGAGGCTGAGGGTGAGTGA
- the yihA gene encoding ribosome biogenesis GTP-binding protein YihA/YsxC: MQIKSAEFVISSPDVSGCPAPDRPEYAFIGRSNVGKSSLINHITNRKKLAKTSSTPGKTQLINHFVINDQWYLVDLPGYGWAQTSKVNKAAWKKMINTYLEERQNLACVFVLVDIRHEPQKIDLDFMRWLGEEGIPFSIAFTKADKLGKTQTQSNVASYKKVMKNTWEELPPTFVTSSAEKVGGKEILEFIGRINAEIVG; this comes from the coding sequence ATGCAGATAAAATCAGCAGAATTTGTAATCAGCAGCCCGGACGTGTCCGGATGTCCAGCTCCCGATCGACCTGAGTATGCCTTCATAGGTCGCTCCAATGTCGGAAAATCAAGTTTGATCAACCACATAACCAATCGGAAGAAATTGGCAAAAACATCTTCAACACCAGGTAAAACTCAACTAATCAATCATTTTGTGATCAATGATCAATGGTATTTAGTGGATTTACCAGGCTATGGGTGGGCACAAACTAGCAAGGTGAATAAAGCGGCTTGGAAAAAGATGATTAATACCTATCTGGAAGAACGACAAAATCTAGCTTGTGTCTTTGTGCTGGTAGATATTCGCCATGAACCACAAAAAATCGATCTAGATTTTATGCGATGGCTAGGTGAGGAGGGTATCCCTTTTAGCATCGCTTTCACAAAGGCTGACAAACTGGGGAAAACGCAAACTCAATCCAATGTGGCTTCTTATAAGAAGGTCATGAAAAATACATGGGAAGAATTACCTCCAACTTTCGTTACATCATCGGCTGAAAAAGTGGGTGGGAAAGAAATTTTGGAATTTATTGGTCGAATTAATGCAGAGATAGTAGGATAG